Part of the Actinomycetota bacterium genome, GACCGTCAGCTACGCGCACGATGCTTCGTCCGGGCTTCGCTCGATCATCGCCGTGTACTCGACGGCGCTCGGCCCGGCGCTCGGCGGAACCCGCTTCTATCCCTTCTCGTCCGAGGAAGCGGCCCTACGCGACGTGCTGCGCCTGGCGAAGGCGATGGCGTACAAGGCGTCGGCGGCCGGGCTCGATCTCGGCGGCGGGAAGGCCGTCGTGATCGGCGACCCGCGTTCGGACAAGACCCCCGAGCTGCTGCGCGCGTACGGGAGAGCCGTGGAACGGCTCGGCGGGGCGTACGTCACGACCGCGGATGTCGGAACGACCTCCGCCGACATGGACGTGATCGCGGAGGCGACGCGCTTCGTCACCGGCACGACCTCGGGCTCGGGTGACCCGTCGCGCGTAACCGCGTACGGCGTGTGGCACGGCATGAAGGCGGTCGCCGAGGAGCTGTGGGGCGATCCGTCGCTCGCGGGGAAGCATGTCGCGGTGCAAGGGATCGGGAAGGTCGGCTCCGGCTTGGTTCGGCACCTCGCCGAGGACGGCGCGCAGCTGACGATCGCCGACGTCGACGCGGCGGCGGTCTCCGCGCTCGCGGCAGAAACCGGCGCGGACGTCGTTTCGCCCGACGAGATCCTCGCGGTGCCGTGCGACATCCTGGCCCCGTGCGCACTCGGCGCCGTCGTAAACGACGCATCGCTGCCGGCGCTGAAGACCCGCGCGATCGCCGGTGCCGCGAACAACCAGCTCGAGCGTCCCGAGCACGGCGAGGCACTCACCGAAGCCGGGATCCTCTACGCGCCCGACTACGTCATCAACGCGGGCGGTCTGATCAACGTCGAGGACGAGCTGCACGGCTACGACGAGCAGCGCGCGCTCGGTAAGGCCGCCGCGATCGCCGGCCGCCTGCACTCGGTCTTCGCCCGTGCGCGCTCGGAAGGCATCTCGACGGCCACCGCCGCCGATCGGATCGCCGGCGACCGCATCCGCGCGGCACGCGCATGCTGACGGTGGTCCGGCCTTTGGGCGGCGCGAATCCCTCCGGTACAGTGAGCCTCCGATGGAGCAAGAGTTGATCACCAAACGCGCGAAACAGGTGCTCAAGCAGTCGAGCATCAAAGAGGCCCCCGTCGACCTCGAGCGGGTGCTCGCCTACCTGCGCTTGCACCACGAGCGGCCCTGGCACCTCTCCACGGACGTCTGGGATGCACTGACACGGTCCGGTCGTGGCCGGACGCGGTTGAAGCGACAGGAGCGCGCCCCGACGGCCCGCGAGCGCTGGCGCCTCGCGCACGAGATCGGCCACCACGTGCTCCACGGCGGCGAGCCGATCCCGCGACAGGTCCAGTGGGAGAAGAACGAGCTCGAACACGAAGCCGACCAATTCGCGGCGGAGCTCCTGATGCCCGAGGGGCTCGTCGCGAAGGCGGTCAAGGACCTCAACGGCCAGATCGACATCGAGGAGACGGCGCGTACCTTCCGCGTCGGGCGCCAGGAGATGGAGAAACGTCTCCGCCAGCTCGGACTGTTGCGCGGCGAGGTTCTGGGCAGGATGTGAAAGAACAACTCCGTTGACGGGGTTCGCGACGGTCGGTGACCATGGGATGGGACCGCGGCGATCCCGCGGAACACGCGAGCCATGACGGCGGCGACCCCGCCGGAAGGAGGGAACCGATGGAGGGCCGCCGAGGGATCGTCGACCCCTCGTCCGTTCCCACCGAAACCATCCAGCTCCTCAAGCCCGACGGCACGCTCGTTCCCGATACCGGTTACGAGGCGGATCTGAAGAAGGACGATCTCCTCGAGATCTATCGCTACATGGCGCTCGCCCGGCGCGCCGACCTCGAGGGGACGAATCTCCAGCGCCAAGGAGAGCTCGGCGTCTACACGCCGCTCATCGGGCAAGAGGCGGCGCAGGTGGGAACCGGCTACGCGCTCGACGAGGGGGATTGGATCTTCCCCTCGTACCGCGAGATGGCGCTGGCGATGATGCGCAAGATCGATCCTGTCGACATCCTCCACTTGTTCCGAGGCACCTGGCACGGAGGGATGTGGGATCCCAAAGAGCACCGCTTCGCGATGTACTCCGTCCCCATCGCGACGCAGGCGCTCCACGCCGCCGGCTTCGCGATCGCCGCCAAGCTGGACGGCGCGAAAACGGTGGCGCTCGGATGCTTCGGCGACGGCGCCACATCGGAGGGAGACTTCCACGAGGCCATGAACTTCGCCGGCGTGTGGCAGGCGCCTGTGGTGTTCCTCTGCCAGAACAACCAGTACGCGATCTCGCTGCCGCTCTCGAAGCAGACCGCTGCGCCGACGATCGCCGTCAAGGCGATCGGCTACGGGTTCCCCGGCGTGCGCGTCGACGGGAACGATGTGCTGGCCTGCTATGTGGTGGCCCAGGAAGCGGTGCGCCGCGCGCGCGAGGGCAACGGCCCGACGCTGATCGAGGCGGTCACGTTCCGGATCGGGCCCCACTCGACCGCCGACGACCCGACGCGATACCGCACGCAGGACGAGATGGATCACTGGGGAGCGCTGGACCCTATCTCGAGATTCTCCAAATACCTCGAGCTTGAGGGGATCATCACCGACGAGTTCAAGCAGAAGGTGGACGACGAAGCCAAGGAGCTCGCGACCCACATCCGCGCCGAGATCGTCGGCGCAGGGCCTCGCCCCGCTCACGAGCTGTTCGAGTTCGTCTACAGCGAGCCCTCCGACATCCTTCGCCGCGAGGAGTGGCTCCTGTACGAAGAGCTCGCCGGCCGCGATGAAGAGGGAGACTAGATGCCGCAGGTGACGATGGCGGCCGCCCTCAATGAGGCG contains:
- a CDS encoding Glu/Leu/Phe/Val dehydrogenase, translating into MGVFELFAGEYETVSYAHDASSGLRSIIAVYSTALGPALGGTRFYPFSSEEAALRDVLRLAKAMAYKASAAGLDLGGGKAVVIGDPRSDKTPELLRAYGRAVERLGGAYVTTADVGTTSADMDVIAEATRFVTGTTSGSGDPSRVTAYGVWHGMKAVAEELWGDPSLAGKHVAVQGIGKVGSGLVRHLAEDGAQLTIADVDAAAVSALAAETGADVVSPDEILAVPCDILAPCALGAVVNDASLPALKTRAIAGAANNQLERPEHGEALTEAGILYAPDYVINAGGLINVEDELHGYDEQRALGKAAAIAGRLHSVFARARSEGISTATAADRIAGDRIRAARAC
- a CDS encoding ImmA/IrrE family metallo-endopeptidase is translated as MEQELITKRAKQVLKQSSIKEAPVDLERVLAYLRLHHERPWHLSTDVWDALTRSGRGRTRLKRQERAPTARERWRLAHEIGHHVLHGGEPIPRQVQWEKNELEHEADQFAAELLMPEGLVAKAVKDLNGQIDIEETARTFRVGRQEMEKRLRQLGLLRGEVLGRM
- the pdhA gene encoding pyruvate dehydrogenase (acetyl-transferring) E1 component subunit alpha — translated: MEGRRGIVDPSSVPTETIQLLKPDGTLVPDTGYEADLKKDDLLEIYRYMALARRADLEGTNLQRQGELGVYTPLIGQEAAQVGTGYALDEGDWIFPSYREMALAMMRKIDPVDILHLFRGTWHGGMWDPKEHRFAMYSVPIATQALHAAGFAIAAKLDGAKTVALGCFGDGATSEGDFHEAMNFAGVWQAPVVFLCQNNQYAISLPLSKQTAAPTIAVKAIGYGFPGVRVDGNDVLACYVVAQEAVRRAREGNGPTLIEAVTFRIGPHSTADDPTRYRTQDEMDHWGALDPISRFSKYLELEGIITDEFKQKVDDEAKELATHIRAEIVGAGPRPAHELFEFVYSEPSDILRREEWLLYEELAGRDEEGD